The stretch of DNA GCTGGAAGCACCGGGTCAGCGCTGGTGGAGGTGAGCTGGCGCGAGGGCTGGACCAAACGGATCGCAGAGTTCCGCCAGGTCCGCGGCCTGGACGCTGGCAGCGTGAGCTCCCAGGACGGTGAGCCGGTCATCCACGGTGACCTAGACCAGGTCCTGCGCGCTGATCGACCGGACCTAGTCATCACCCGTGGTGAGCGGCCCGGGACCTGGTCGGACCTGCTGGGCTGGCGGGTCTCAATCGCGGTGGGGCTGACGGCTCTGGCGCTGGGGCTGGCGCAGACGGTGGTGCTCATCGCCGGGCCGGCGCCGTGGTGGGCCACGCGGTGGGCGTGGTTCTGGCTGTCGTGGACATGGGTGGGGACGCTGGCGTTCCTGCTGCTGGCGGGCCCGACCCCGGGCGTGCGCATCGATGGTGCTGGCCGGCGCCGTCTCGGTGGGTGGTGGGCGTTGCTGATCGCGGTGGTGGTGGGGTCGGTGTTCTCCGCCGGGTCGATCTGAGTCAACCTGAGCTGACCTGGGTCGATGTGAGCTGGTCGTTCAGGTGAGCCTCCAGAAGGGCGGTCGTGGCGGTGCAGGTGCTGGGTGGGGTGTTGGTCGCCGTCGGGGTGGTGACGGTCTTCGCGGTCTTGGGACGTACCACGCGCGCGCAGGGTGAGGCGTCGACGCTGAAGAGGCAGCTCGCGCACTTGCCCCGCAGTGAGCGACGCAGGGTGGGTCGGGCGGTGCTGCGCGGCCAGGCCGCCACAGCACACCGTCAGGGTGACGCGGTGGTGGTGGCCCAGTGGTTCTGGCAGCAGCGCTGGACCGCGGTGTCCAGTGCGGCTCTGGTGGTGATGATGACCGGGCTGGCACTGCAGTCAGACCAAGCGGGCTGGCTGCTGGTGCTCTTCGCTGCTAGCGGTGTCGGGAACGCGGTGGTGGCGGCTCTGAGCGCCGTACGCGCGGTGGCGGGCCGTCGCTACCTGAGGGAATTTCCTGCGGCGGTCTAACCGTGGCCCTTATACACGTCTACGCGTAGCCATGTCGAACCGTCTCCACAAGCGACCGTGCCTGAGGCGTGCACTGCACGAGCGCTGAGCGCCGGTCGGGCTCAGTCGATCCGCAACGTGCCCGACCGGCGGCCACCAGCCTGCGCCCGAAGAGTCGTCCGCCGCCCGCCGATCGCGTACCGGAATGCTGACAGGGGCCGTGCTGGCGTGGAACCAGCCGCAGCCTCCAGCGACTCGGGCCGGACTGTCAAACCCTCACACCGGGCTCGACTTCCCCGCAGGGCGAGAACCCCGCTGACCATCGCGGGAACCACGATCACAAAGATCAAGGCTAGGCGATGGTGATCGGTTGCGGGGCCTCTTGAGTAAGGTGCAAGACGCGCGATTCCATTGAATTCTTGGGGTCAGTGACCTGCCTCAGTCCGCCAATCCTTAGCCTACCCAGGGGACTCGCGGCGATGACAGCACTACCTATCATAATGAGGCTGAAACTCCACAGTCCCATAGTGCTGATAATCATCAGGTGGAGCAGGACATCCAACAGCAGGGCCGCATTCTTCCCCGCATGAGGCAGGAGCAGCAACGCTGCGATGACGATCTCGATGATGAGAGCGCCCCACGTCAGCGTGAGCACCCCCACAGGGTGGTCGGTCAGAGCCAGCATCAGCGATGACGTGGGTCCAGCCACGCCGAACATGGGATCACGCACGATGTAGTACTCAGCCGTTCCATTCACCCAGTCCGCTACGCCGAACTTACTTACGGCACTATCAAGATATATGAAAGCGACCTGCAGGCGAACCGCCCATAGGACGACAAACCCTACACCGCTAGCAATTGGACCGAGCTGACGCTCCCCGCCGCTTTTCCAGTGCCACTTCCGGTCGTCCAAGACGCACAGGGGAATGATGAGAATCGCTATGATCCTCAACACTGACTCTCCACCGTCAGGCAAGGAAATGCTCACCGAGAACGAGTAGGCGAGCCAAGCGTGAAGAATCCCAGTGAGGCGAGGACGCCAGCCGGACGCTACAACAAGCAGAAGAGCCGCCATCAACCAGCGGTGCCAGTCAAACCCACTGTTCAGATGGCCGATGCAGTAGAAGGAAGCGCTCTTGACGGTAGTGGTGCAATCTGGCGCCTGCGGCTCGCCGAGGACGGGCGGGAATAGTGCGTGCGGTGACGTAAACAAGACAACACTCAACTGAGCAAGAGCCAGCAAAGAGCGACCGGTCCCGAACCAAAGGTTCCGGGGGTCAGTCAGGCGGGATGAAAGGAAGGCACGGCCTAGCCGGTCTGACCAACCCTGTGGCTGAGACTCCGGCTGTGCTGCGCCCACCACTCGGGCGCTACCTCGTCCGCCTTCCGCAGCCGGGTGAATTTTTTGTTCTTTGTGCAGGTTGCCACGAGTAGGCACGAGCCCGCCCCCTCCTCTTAGTGCTGCACATTACAAGCTAGGACTGGAATTAGGGAGCATTCAAGTTTTGTCGACTTTTCTCATGACTGGTGGTCGCACCTAACTTGAAGATGCTCCACTTTTTCGATTCGTAAAGCATCAGGATATAGGTTGCGATAAGACCAGGGGGTAACGCGCTGTTGAGTGAGGATAATGTTGCCACATAAAGTCGGCGCCGGGGAAGTATTTTCGGCCTGCTCGACTTTTTGTTGAGAAGCGGCTTTCAGACAGATGGCGGCTCGGTCTGTGCAGTCAGCCCAACTGGTTACCTCTGAGCTGAGCAGTCCAATCTCGACTCCCTGCGCACGCTGTGTACGCGTTATTCCGAAAAAGTTCGACGCCTTCGCCTGAGGAGTCTTCATCAAGGACTGCGGCTCCTTGGCCGTCACCTCGCCCTGGTAGGCGACGATTTCGGCGCTCTCGGGGTCTCGTGTGAAGAAAGACCAGTTCTGGGGTGCAATCGTTGCGAAGACGGACCGCCATGTACCTCCGTCTCGGGAAGACAGCACGTTGCTGGGCAGCGTGAAAAAGACCGAGAGAAGCAGAGCGATTCCCACAAGAAGAGCCGAGACGGCTACGGCAGCCACATGACTGCCTTCCACAAATCGTGGAACGCGTGGGCGCAACTGAGTACTCTTCATCAAGAGACTTTGAGGTCGCTCGCAACAGTTGCCGTCAGCTCATCGGTGTCGAACGCCGAGAGGCTGCTATCGTCAAACTTATAGGTCAGCACAACCGCGGCCAGCCAGACGAACGCTGCTGCGACCGCGACCTCGGTTGCAACTGCCACGTTCGCATACAAACCACCATTCACGACGGCAGCCACGTTGACCGCTCCCTGGTAATTGGTGACCACGTTGGTTCGCGTCTTGTACGAGCCCTTGGCGCTCGTTGCTGCAGCACTAGCTTGCAGGCTGGAAACGGCAGCATCGTCAGGCTTGACGAAGTCATGCAGCTCGCTGCTGATGGCGAGCAACGCGCCCTTCACGGCGTACGGGTCGCCAGACTGAACCGGCACTGCGACTGCCGAGTGGAACTGCGGGGTTGCCGCGAGGAACTTGGTAACGAAGTCGTTGGCTTGGGCCTGGGTGAACTTCTTCTGGACGCTGTTCCAGCCAAGCTTTTGAAGTACTTCCGGGTGACTCTTGGCCGCTGGCCCCGACCCCGTGAGCAAAAGGAGGGCAATGTTAGTGTCTGAGTAACCGCTTACAGAGGTGATGATGGCCGGCGGAGTGGTAGGGGTATCTGGTGTGGGCGCAGTGGCGAGTGCTGTGTTGGCACTAGCAACGAGAAGGGACGCCGAAGCGCCCACCGCGGCAGCGAGCTTCATGCTCTTCGACATGGACATGAGAAGCCTCCTCGAGAAGTTGTTTGGGCGCAAAGCATCGTCCCGGATTGATCAGTCGGCCGGGCTGGCGAATTTGTGGTCTTTGATTGTCGGTCAGCAAGAGGGAACTCTACTGAGTGAACTGTTTAGCTGCTCGATCAGCCTTGCGTGCGGCGACAAGAAGCAGCGCCACAACAAGGGCGTACCCAAGTCCCGAGCTCAACAAGACAACACTGTTCGCATCGTCTCCATCTGCCCTCAGGAATACGGCGAGAACAAGGGACAGCACGGCAGCAGCTACTGCGAAGACGGGGATGACCCTCAGGAGTGGATCTGCGGCTTGGTGCCCTGCGTCCCAGGCCTTTTCGCTTGACTTTGTGGCCTTGGTTCTGATCCCGAATGCGTCGTTGGCATTCAGGGTGCCGTTCTGAATGTTGTGGTGAAGCATCCATGTCACTACCGCAAGGATGATTAGTCCAAAGCCTGCTGTCGCTGCGGTAACGAGCGGCATTTGGTCACTCTCCCTTCAGGTGAAGTGAGAACCCGATGACGCGGACGCTAGGGGTTTGGCCACGGCCGCAACAACCCTGGAAGAGTAAAGGTTCTTTAAAAGAGGTAGTGCAAGTTTGTATCTACAGGCTTCCTTCAGGTAGCCCGAAGGGGTTTCAAAGGTTGCTCACTTGACTCTCGGCCAATGTCCGTAATGTCCGATTCTGCGAGGCTGGTTCATGTGTCGTACACGCCATGGTGATGGAGAAGAAGGATTATCGGTCAACAGCTGAGGAAGCTCAGGTGGGCGCTGCTGTCACCCGCCGGCTGGCGCGCTGCCGGCGTCACGGCCGTCGACCCCGCCGCTCTACACCAGTCATGGACACCAGCTATCGACACCGTAATGA from Quadrisphaera setariae encodes:
- a CDS encoding SdpI family protein; the encoded protein is MPLVTAATAGFGLIILAVVTWMLHHNIQNGTLNANDAFGIRTKATKSSEKAWDAGHQAADPLLRVIPVFAVAAAVLSLVLAVFLRADGDDANSVVLLSSGLGYALVVALLLVAARKADRAAKQFTQ
- a CDS encoding SdpA family antimicrobial peptide system protein; the protein is MGIALLLSVFFTLPSNVLSSRDGGTWRSVFATIAPQNWSFFTRDPESAEIVAYQGEVTAKEPQSLMKTPQAKASNFFGITRTQRAQGVEIGLLSSEVTSWADCTDRAAICLKAASQQKVEQAENTSPAPTLCGNIILTQQRVTPWSYRNLYPDALRIEKVEHLQVRCDHQS
- a CDS encoding sporulation-delaying protein SdpB family protein; translated protein: MPTRGNLHKEQKIHPAAEGGRGSARVVGAAQPESQPQGWSDRLGRAFLSSRLTDPRNLWFGTGRSLLALAQLSVVLFTSPHALFPPVLGEPQAPDCTTTVKSASFYCIGHLNSGFDWHRWLMAALLLVVASGWRPRLTGILHAWLAYSFSVSISLPDGGESVLRIIAILIIPLCVLDDRKWHWKSGGERQLGPIASGVGFVVLWAVRLQVAFIYLDSAVSKFGVADWVNGTAEYYIVRDPMFGVAGPTSSLMLALTDHPVGVLTLTWGALIIEIVIAALLLLPHAGKNAALLLDVLLHLMIISTMGLWSFSLIMIGSAVIAASPLGRLRIGGLRQVTDPKNSMESRVLHLTQEAPQPITIA